A DNA window from Phycisphaerales bacterium AB-hyl4 contains the following coding sequences:
- a CDS encoding CvpA family protein, whose translation MITNLIVVGFVGMMAFYWYTQGLFSAFLHLAAVVAAGALAFALWEPAAYWLLGTGTVASHYAWGISLVSLFIICLSLIRTMLDKFVPGNAQFQNLANLIGGGLCGLASGLLTAGVMIIGIGFMPLPMSLGGYQPYSIGPDDRPQKTGSDLWVPADQLAAGFFGGLSSGAFAPWGTPASLETHRPNLVAQSALFRFRYDEHASLVVDPDMVEIQQLIEYRLPGEALPENLAEALGQRAQQAGQQLIVLDTQWEQHAAGYDRGTIRIGPAQVQLVTRGRETDQLRLQPNFPVAFSKDDVAGDRRELYPFLDERVVAYTSDQSANFAFAFIVPADHEPVFALIRQVRYPLRGISPVSEADTLLAALGQPTRTESADADDDTDTRPAPSQAEGPLEQTNRLDRQFSKNYAPRFNYDGTSIVSGTGEVRRGGGRLTDATRVDSIHEPSHQRMVRLRADVRAARSLLGQIHQAAERVHGIQLEDHRGQRIDPVAYVWLKSGGDQEIRVDLDSRIRSATQLPRPASIGSDDELYLYFLVSPGITIQRYHLGPNDSHDVEFEVQ comes from the coding sequence ATGATCACCAACCTGATCGTCGTTGGTTTCGTCGGCATGATGGCGTTCTACTGGTACACGCAGGGGCTTTTCTCCGCATTTCTGCACCTGGCGGCGGTGGTCGCGGCGGGCGCGCTGGCGTTTGCGCTGTGGGAGCCGGCCGCATACTGGCTGCTGGGCACGGGCACGGTGGCGAGCCATTACGCCTGGGGCATTTCGCTCGTTAGTCTGTTCATCATCTGCCTCTCGTTGATTCGCACGATGCTGGACAAGTTCGTGCCGGGCAATGCGCAGTTTCAGAACCTGGCCAACCTCATCGGCGGCGGGCTTTGCGGGCTGGCCAGCGGCTTGCTGACGGCGGGCGTGATGATCATCGGCATCGGCTTCATGCCCTTGCCCATGTCATTGGGCGGCTACCAGCCTTACAGCATCGGCCCCGATGATCGGCCACAGAAAACCGGCAGCGACCTCTGGGTGCCGGCCGACCAGCTGGCGGCGGGTTTCTTCGGCGGGCTCTCAAGCGGCGCGTTCGCCCCCTGGGGCACGCCGGCGAGCCTGGAAACACATCGGCCGAACCTGGTTGCCCAGTCCGCCTTGTTCCGCTTCCGCTATGACGAGCACGCGTCGCTTGTCGTCGATCCGGACATGGTCGAGATTCAGCAACTCATCGAATACCGCCTGCCCGGCGAAGCGCTGCCTGAAAACCTGGCCGAAGCGCTCGGCCAACGTGCTCAGCAGGCCGGCCAGCAGTTGATCGTGCTCGATACACAGTGGGAGCAGCACGCGGCCGGTTACGACCGGGGCACGATCCGCATCGGCCCGGCACAGGTGCAACTGGTCACCCGCGGCCGCGAGACGGACCAACTCCGCCTGCAACCGAACTTCCCCGTCGCCTTCAGCAAGGACGATGTAGCCGGCGATCGGCGGGAGCTTTACCCCTTCCTCGACGAACGCGTGGTCGCATACACCAGCGACCAGAGCGCGAACTTCGCCTTCGCTTTCATCGTTCCCGCTGACCATGAGCCGGTGTTCGCCCTGATCCGTCAGGTTCGCTACCCGCTGCGCGGCATTTCACCGGTCAGTGAGGCCGACACGCTGCTGGCCGCCCTCGGCCAGCCGACGCGGACCGAATCGGCCGACGCGGACGACGACACTGACACCCGCCCCGCCCCCAGCCAGGCCGAGGGGCCGCTGGAACAGACGAACCGTCTGGACCGTCAGTTCAGTAAGAACTATGCCCCACGCTTTAACTACGATGGCACGAGCATCGTTTCCGGCACGGGCGAAGTGCGACGCGGCGGCGGCCGACTCACCGACGCCACCCGCGTCGACAGCATTCACGAGCCCAGCCATCAGCGCATGGTCCGCCTCCGAGCCGACGTCCGCGCCGCCCGCTCCCTGCTGGGCCAGATCCACCAAGCCGCCGAGCGCGTGCATGGCATTCAACTCGAAGACCACCGAGGCCAGCGCATCGACCCCGTCGCCTACGTCTGGTTGAAGTCGGGCGGCGACCAGGAAATCCGCGTCGACCTGGACAGCCGTATCCGCTCTGCCACGCAACTGCCCCGGCCCGCGTCGATCGGCAGCGATGACGAGTTGTACCTCTACTTCCTCGTCAGCCCCGGCATCACGATCCAACGCTATCACCTCGGCCCCAACGACAGTCACGATGTTGAGTTCGAGGTTCAGTAA
- a CDS encoding GspE/PulE family protein: protein MIYVVAEAQAVMLMSVVKPLLAIVLLGVWAWTVSKLDKDAEYFHLKRQMWNLAHIGAAVVGFGLLLLIPIYLVGLLLCLVIVGGEIFGYAYQRNQLVPANARWTFSLESFTRRLESYQEAQALRRASISLVGKDGNPKSVPRGDDQDAGAHQVLESVLDFALPRGAQRVEIAVDSKQAAFTVSIDGVKYPQPTIEPEMAMKFIDYLKRAAGLDVDDRRKKQIGRVKIDAHELGGHRLEVETAGSTRGLVMTLDIDPHHRMDTPIEKLGMLESQRKVLQPVLEERGGVVLVAAPPRQGTTTTLYSLLQAHDPYTSSINAFTEDPDFEIEGISHKAQPEGQAANDYNEQLAILLRSDPDVVLVSRLADRQTAKLLTQNYEHGRFYVPLAAADTLEALKIWIKQVGEYRAAGESISAIISQRLVRKLCPTCRMAYKPDPAALKKLNLPVDKVSKLYRASGKVMENNKPVECDTCFGLGYRGRVGVFEVMVIDAEGRKLIANNQLDRLRSHVRKQKMLWLQEAALAKVAYEGVTDIKEITRVLGDKFGSGGSRGRSGAPVADSSGSGSAARQPEVKQG, encoded by the coding sequence ATGATCTACGTTGTCGCTGAAGCTCAGGCGGTCATGTTGATGAGCGTGGTCAAGCCACTGCTGGCCATCGTCCTGCTGGGTGTCTGGGCCTGGACCGTCAGCAAGCTGGATAAAGACGCGGAATACTTTCACCTCAAGCGACAGATGTGGAACCTCGCCCATATTGGCGCGGCCGTCGTTGGCTTCGGCCTGCTGCTGCTGATTCCGATCTACCTCGTCGGCCTGCTGCTGTGCCTCGTGATCGTCGGCGGCGAAATCTTCGGCTACGCCTACCAACGCAACCAACTCGTCCCCGCGAACGCACGCTGGACCTTCTCCCTCGAATCATTCACCCGACGCCTGGAAAGCTACCAGGAAGCTCAGGCCCTTCGCCGAGCCAGCATCTCACTCGTCGGCAAGGACGGCAACCCGAAATCCGTGCCGCGCGGTGATGATCAGGACGCCGGCGCTCACCAGGTGCTCGAATCCGTGCTCGACTTCGCCCTGCCACGCGGCGCGCAACGCGTTGAGATCGCAGTGGACTCCAAGCAGGCTGCTTTTACCGTGAGCATCGACGGCGTGAAGTATCCTCAGCCGACCATCGAGCCGGAGATGGCGATGAAGTTCATCGACTATCTCAAGCGTGCCGCGGGCCTGGACGTGGACGACCGCCGAAAGAAGCAAATCGGCCGAGTAAAGATCGACGCTCACGAACTCGGCGGGCATCGGCTGGAAGTTGAAACTGCCGGCTCGACGCGCGGGCTCGTGATGACGCTGGACATCGACCCGCATCATCGCATGGATACGCCGATCGAGAAGCTCGGCATGCTCGAAAGTCAGCGCAAAGTACTCCAACCCGTACTCGAAGAACGAGGCGGTGTCGTGCTCGTCGCTGCGCCACCCCGCCAGGGAACGACAACGACGCTTTACAGCCTGCTTCAGGCACACGATCCCTACACCTCTAGCATCAACGCCTTTACCGAAGATCCCGACTTTGAAATCGAAGGCATCAGCCACAAGGCCCAGCCTGAGGGACAGGCCGCCAACGACTACAACGAGCAGTTGGCTATTCTTCTGCGCAGCGATCCGGACGTGGTGCTCGTTTCCCGTCTGGCCGACCGCCAGACCGCGAAGCTGTTGACGCAGAACTACGAGCACGGCCGATTCTACGTGCCGCTCGCCGCTGCCGATACGCTCGAAGCACTCAAGATCTGGATCAAACAGGTGGGCGAATACCGCGCCGCCGGCGAATCGATCTCGGCGATCATCTCGCAGCGGCTGGTGCGCAAGCTCTGCCCGACTTGTCGAATGGCCTACAAGCCCGACCCGGCGGCACTGAAGAAGCTCAACCTGCCCGTAGACAAGGTCAGCAAGCTTTATCGTGCCTCGGGCAAGGTGATGGAAAACAACAAGCCGGTGGAATGCGATACCTGTTTCGGCCTGGGCTATCGCGGCCGCGTGGGCGTGTTCGAAGTGATGGTGATCGATGCTGAGGGGCGAAAGCTGATCGCCAACAACCAACTCGATCGCCTGCGATCGCATGTGCGCAAACAGAAAATGCTCTGGCTGCAGGAAGCAGCACTGGCGAAGGTCGCCTACGAGGGTGTGACGGACATCAAGGAAATCACCCGCGTGCTGGGCGACAAGTTCGGCAGCGGCGGCAGTCGCGGCCGAAGCGGCGCGCCCGTGGCGGACAGCAGCGGCAGCGGCAGTGCAGCGCGCCAGCCGGAAGTGAAACAAGGGTAA
- a CDS encoding type IV pilus twitching motility protein PilT codes for MSEVENAEVSTPSSLPTTQKTLADTPLRKFFEATVRFESSDLILRGGQIPRLRLRGKLKNLDTPPIEVNEFEQWINEAITDKQRQDYLVNGSLDLAVDLDGENRFRVNIFRTRGRSSLAARRVSAEILTFSDLHLPPACAKIAELHQGMVMLCGVTGSGKSTTIASMLQHINNTRACHIVTLEDPIEYLYKDDKAMINQREIGIDVPDFPTALKALMRENPDVVLIGEMRDKETFEAALQAAETGHLVFCTIHASSASQAFGRIYDLFPEAERQAIRNLLAHQMQAFMYQRLLPTIRDDLQRVPAVEILLQSPPTRKYIMEGREHELNEVMKDNRDTGMQTFVDSLVKLVEQNYIHPRVAQQAAPSAEEVKMRLRGISTG; via the coding sequence GTGAGCGAAGTTGAAAACGCCGAGGTGTCGACGCCATCGAGCCTGCCGACCACTCAAAAGACGTTGGCCGACACGCCATTGCGAAAGTTTTTTGAAGCGACGGTACGCTTCGAATCGTCCGACCTCATCTTACGTGGCGGCCAGATTCCTCGTCTGCGTCTGCGAGGCAAGCTCAAGAACCTCGACACCCCACCGATCGAGGTCAACGAGTTTGAGCAGTGGATCAACGAAGCGATTACGGACAAGCAACGGCAGGACTATCTCGTCAACGGTTCGCTCGACCTGGCAGTCGACCTCGACGGCGAGAACCGCTTCCGTGTGAACATCTTTCGCACGCGTGGCCGATCGAGCCTCGCCGCCCGCCGCGTGAGTGCCGAGATTCTCACCTTTTCGGATCTGCATCTGCCGCCGGCCTGCGCCAAAATCGCCGAACTGCACCAGGGCATGGTCATGCTCTGCGGTGTCACCGGCTCGGGTAAGAGCACGACCATCGCGTCCATGCTCCAGCACATCAACAACACGCGCGCCTGCCACATCGTTACGCTCGAAGATCCCATCGAGTACCTGTACAAAGACGACAAGGCCATGATCAACCAGCGGGAAATCGGCATCGACGTGCCGGATTTTCCCACGGCGCTCAAGGCTTTGATGCGTGAAAACCCCGACGTCGTCCTCATCGGCGAAATGCGCGACAAGGAAACCTTCGAAGCCGCGCTGCAAGCCGCCGAGACGGGCCACCTGGTGTTCTGCACGATTCACGCTTCCAGCGCCAGCCAGGCGTTCGGCCGTATTTACGACCTGTTCCCCGAAGCCGAGCGGCAGGCGATCCGCAACCTGCTCGCGCACCAGATGCAGGCGTTCATGTATCAGCGGCTGCTACCGACGATTCGCGATGACTTGCAGCGTGTGCCCGCGGTGGAGATCCTGCTCCAGAGTCCGCCGACGCGGAAGTACATCATGGAAGGCCGTGAGCACGAACTGAACGAGGTGATGAAGGACAATCGCGACACGGGGATGCAGACTTTTGTCGACAGCCTTGTGAAGCTGGTGGAGCAGAACTACATTCACCCGCGTGTGGCGCAACAGGCGGCCCCGTCGGCCGAGGAAGTCAAGATGCGGCTACGCGGCATCAGTACCGGATAA
- a CDS encoding zinc metalloprotease HtpX translates to MNNFANWTKTAFLLGLMFGLILLAGYIIGEATGMGAVQGLTIGLLLGGVMNFIAYFHSDKIAIKAMRGQAVDAKSAPDLVNMVERLARNANLPMPRVYICPQQAPNAFATGRNPKNAAVAVTNGALRLLSYEELEGVMAHELAHVKNRDTLISTVAATIAGAISYLGWIFLFSGGGGRNVHPLLMLVLFILAPISAALIQMAISRNREYGADAEGARIAGTPAGLISALQKLEATNRRVPMENEMPAQNHMFIVQPLSAGQAFSRMFSTHPPTEARVAALQKLEGLI, encoded by the coding sequence ATGAACAACTTTGCCAATTGGACCAAGACCGCCTTCCTGCTGGGGCTGATGTTCGGCCTGATCCTGCTGGCGGGCTACATCATCGGTGAAGCCACCGGCATGGGAGCCGTGCAGGGCCTGACGATCGGCCTGCTCCTCGGCGGGGTGATGAACTTCATTGCCTACTTCCACAGCGACAAGATCGCCATCAAAGCCATGCGCGGGCAGGCGGTGGACGCCAAGTCCGCCCCCGACCTGGTGAATATGGTCGAACGGTTGGCCCGCAATGCGAATCTGCCGATGCCGCGGGTCTATATCTGCCCGCAGCAGGCCCCCAATGCCTTCGCCACCGGGCGGAACCCGAAAAACGCGGCCGTGGCGGTGACCAACGGGGCGCTGCGCCTGCTGAGCTATGAAGAGCTCGAAGGTGTGATGGCTCACGAACTGGCGCATGTGAAAAACCGTGACACGCTCATCAGCACTGTCGCGGCGACGATCGCCGGTGCGATCAGCTACCTCGGCTGGATCTTCCTCTTCAGCGGCGGCGGCGGGCGGAACGTGCACCCGCTGCTGATGCTCGTGCTGTTCATTCTCGCCCCGATCTCCGCGGCGCTGATTCAGATGGCGATCAGCCGTAACCGTGAATACGGCGCGGATGCCGAGGGCGCTCGCATCGCCGGCACGCCGGCGGGCCTGATTTCCGCGTTGCAGAAGCTCGAAGCGACCAACCGCCGGGTGCCGATGGAGAACGAGATGCCGGCCCAGAACCACATGTTCATCGTTCAGCCCCTGTCGGCCGGGCAGGCGTTTTCCCGCATGTTCTCGACGCACCCCCCCACCGAAGCCCGCGTCGCGGCGTTGCAGAAGCTCGAAGGCCTGATCTGA
- a CDS encoding TSUP family transporter, which translates to MPRLGYNRRSMEDALFHIGPLLAIALLGLVAGVLGGLLGVGGSVIMIPGLVLLFGHGRFEGLNQHAYQAAAMIANVAVALPAVMRHHKAGAVALPVLKWMMPAAAVAVIVGVWLSNRPMFAGAGGGVWLGRILAIFLLYEVILNLRKVLGPREATLQAMEGARITRPRAATAGGSMGLIGGLLGVGGGVIAVPIQQLLLALPLRTAIANSAAVMVLSAAIGATYKNATLSQHEVPWYAGLLLAALLAPTCVIGGRLGASLTHSLPIRQVRFVFIVIMSLAAWRMAALPWPTL; encoded by the coding sequence GTGCCCCGGCTGGGCTATAACCGCCGATCGATGGAGGATGCGCTATTTCATATCGGGCCGTTGCTGGCGATCGCCCTGCTGGGGCTGGTCGCGGGCGTGCTGGGCGGCCTGCTGGGCGTCGGCGGCAGTGTGATCATGATCCCCGGGCTGGTGCTGCTGTTCGGCCACGGGCGGTTCGAGGGGTTGAACCAACATGCGTACCAGGCGGCGGCGATGATCGCGAACGTGGCGGTGGCGCTCCCGGCGGTGATGCGGCATCACAAGGCCGGGGCGGTCGCGCTGCCGGTGCTCAAGTGGATGATGCCGGCGGCGGCGGTGGCGGTGATCGTGGGCGTATGGCTGAGCAATCGGCCGATGTTCGCCGGGGCGGGCGGCGGCGTCTGGCTGGGGCGGATACTCGCGATATTTCTGCTCTATGAAGTGATATTGAACCTGCGAAAAGTGCTCGGCCCGCGCGAGGCGACGTTGCAGGCGATGGAAGGCGCACGCATCACCCGCCCCCGCGCGGCGACGGCCGGGGGGAGCATGGGACTGATCGGCGGACTGCTGGGCGTGGGCGGCGGCGTCATCGCGGTGCCGATTCAGCAACTGCTGCTCGCTTTGCCGTTACGGACGGCGATCGCCAACAGTGCCGCCGTGATGGTGCTCAGCGCCGCGATCGGAGCGACATATAAGAACGCCACGCTCAGCCAGCACGAAGTGCCCTGGTACGCGGGTCTGCTGCTGGCGGCGCTGCTGGCGCCGACGTGTGTCATAGGCGGCCGGTTGGGCGCATCGCTGACGCACAGTCTGCCAATCCGGCAGGTGCGATTCGTGTTCATCGTGATCATGAGCCTCGCGGCGTGGCGGATGGCGGCGCTGCCCTGGCCGACGCTTTAG
- a CDS encoding sodium/glutamate symporter yields the protein MSMQDVFWAFVLLGMLLIVSRLIRQNVGVLRRIFLPSSIIAGALALVLGPQVLGAIAGEDNWLANGLWPSETPGVWAALPGLLINVVFAALLMGRPIPGLRTIWNQAGPQVCFGQTLAWGQYVVGILLTMLILTPFFDIPAVAGALIEIGFEGGHGTAAGMREAFIAADWEDGADLALGLATIGLVGGVIIGTILVNWAARKGHIKLDEDIAPLDEVDLHTSDVTTGEIRELQRDKQQESQPTDPLSLHLGLVAVAIGLGWLILEGLKLLEANTWGYAAPDATEDPVRVFTHVPLFPLAMIGGVIIQITFDRLGKSDLISDRLMSRISGAALDFTIVAALGALSLQAIGANLGPFVLLAGAGIAWSVFGVFVLAPRIIPTGWFERGVGDFGQSMGVTVTGLLLMRVADPPNKSGAMQSFGYKQLMFEPVVGGGLFTGASVGLIVAFGSGAMLTVTLAVTIFWIVFGFLAFGRAARQNRAAEAQARQ from the coding sequence ATGTCGATGCAGGATGTTTTCTGGGCATTCGTATTGCTGGGGATGCTGCTGATTGTCAGTCGGCTCATTCGGCAGAACGTGGGTGTGCTGCGACGAATCTTTTTGCCCAGCTCGATCATCGCGGGCGCGCTGGCGTTGGTGCTGGGGCCGCAGGTGCTCGGTGCGATCGCGGGGGAAGACAACTGGTTGGCGAACGGGTTGTGGCCGAGCGAAACGCCGGGCGTGTGGGCGGCGTTGCCGGGGCTGCTGATTAACGTGGTGTTCGCGGCGCTGTTGATGGGTCGGCCGATCCCGGGGCTGCGGACGATCTGGAACCAGGCGGGGCCGCAGGTGTGTTTCGGTCAGACGCTGGCATGGGGGCAGTATGTGGTTGGCATCTTGCTGACGATGCTGATTCTCACGCCGTTTTTTGATATTCCCGCGGTCGCAGGGGCACTGATCGAGATCGGGTTCGAAGGCGGGCATGGCACGGCGGCGGGGATGCGCGAAGCGTTCATCGCGGCGGATTGGGAAGACGGAGCCGACCTCGCACTGGGGCTTGCGACGATCGGCCTGGTTGGTGGCGTGATCATTGGCACGATCCTGGTCAACTGGGCGGCACGGAAAGGGCATATCAAGCTCGACGAAGACATCGCACCGCTGGATGAAGTCGACCTGCACACCAGCGACGTGACGACTGGCGAGATTCGCGAGTTGCAGCGGGACAAGCAGCAGGAGTCGCAGCCGACCGATCCGCTATCACTTCATCTGGGGCTGGTGGCGGTGGCGATCGGGCTGGGTTGGCTCATTCTTGAAGGCTTGAAGCTGCTGGAAGCGAACACGTGGGGCTACGCAGCGCCGGACGCGACGGAAGATCCAGTGCGGGTGTTTACGCACGTGCCGCTGTTTCCGTTGGCGATGATCGGTGGTGTGATCATCCAGATCACATTCGATCGGCTGGGCAAGAGCGATCTGATTTCGGATCGGCTGATGAGTCGAATCTCCGGCGCGGCGTTGGACTTTACGATTGTCGCGGCGTTGGGGGCGTTGTCGTTGCAGGCGATTGGTGCGAACCTCGGGCCGTTCGTGCTGCTGGCGGGCGCGGGCATTGCGTGGTCGGTGTTCGGCGTGTTCGTGCTGGCGCCGCGGATCATTCCGACGGGCTGGTTCGAACGGGGCGTGGGCGACTTCGGCCAGTCGATGGGCGTGACGGTGACGGGGCTATTGCTGATGCGTGTGGCCGACCCGCCGAACAAGAGCGGCGCGATGCAAAGTTTCGGCTATAAGCAGTTGATGTTTGAGCCGGTGGTCGGCGGCGGGCTGTTTACCGGCGCGTCGGTGGGGCTGATCGTGGCGTTCGGCTCGGGGGCGATGCTGACGGTGACGCTGGCGGTTACGATTTTCTGGATCGTGTTCGGCTTCCTCGCCTTCGGACGCGCCGCGCGGCAGAACCGTGCCGCCGAGGCACAAGCCCGCCAATAG
- a CDS encoding SLC13 family permease, translated as MGWEAWATIAVVVLCIAALARNVGGPDIILLGGLALLTAMGIVGSGEAVAGFGNEGLVTVAALFMVVTGLTQTGAMAMIVQPLLGRPTTVPVAQARLMLPVAGLSAFLNNTPIVAMFLPVLSDWCKKTGIAPAKLFLPLSYAAILGGTCTLIGTSTNLVVNGMLLASPDLEGFNLFDIAWVALPALVVGLSYILLTSRWLLPDRGSALDLGDDPRQYTVEMIVDPAGPLVGQTIEQAGLRHLPGLYLAEIERNSEVLPAVAPTTSLHGSDRLVFVGIVESVVDLRKIRGLLPATNQVFKLDAPRTQRTMLEAVVSDSCPLVGKSIREGRFRSTYNAAVIAVARNGQRILNMKIGDIVLRPGDTLLIEAHPSFARQQRNSRDFFLVSQVEGSTPPRHERAWLAMGLLVGMVAVVTLGYLTMLQAALLAAVAMIVTRCCTGTEARRNVDWRVLIVIGAAFGIGQAMANSGAADGIAGFLINVVGENPWLTLLAVYIVTSIFTELITNNAAAVLVFPIALASATSLDVNFTPFAIAIMMAASAAFATPIGYQTNLMVLGPGGYRFTDYVRFGVPLNLLVMLVTVTLAPLIWPF; from the coding sequence ATGGGCTGGGAAGCCTGGGCCACCATCGCCGTCGTCGTCCTCTGCATCGCTGCCCTTGCGCGCAACGTCGGCGGGCCGGACATCATCCTCCTCGGCGGCCTCGCACTGCTCACCGCCATGGGCATCGTCGGCTCAGGTGAAGCCGTCGCCGGCTTCGGCAACGAGGGCCTCGTCACCGTCGCCGCCCTGTTCATGGTCGTCACCGGCCTCACGCAGACCGGCGCGATGGCCATGATCGTCCAACCCCTGCTCGGCAGGCCCACCACCGTCCCCGTCGCGCAAGCACGCCTGATGCTCCCCGTCGCAGGCCTCAGCGCGTTTCTCAACAACACGCCCATCGTCGCCATGTTCCTCCCCGTCCTCAGCGACTGGTGCAAAAAAACCGGCATCGCCCCCGCGAAGCTCTTCCTCCCGCTCAGCTATGCCGCCATCCTCGGCGGAACCTGCACCCTCATCGGCACGAGCACCAACCTCGTCGTCAACGGCATGCTCCTCGCATCCCCCGACCTCGAAGGCTTCAACCTCTTCGACATCGCCTGGGTCGCGCTGCCCGCGCTTGTCGTCGGCCTGAGCTACATCCTGCTCACCAGCCGTTGGCTGTTGCCCGACCGCGGCAGCGCCCTCGACCTCGGCGACGACCCCCGCCAGTACACCGTCGAAATGATCGTCGACCCCGCGGGCCCCCTCGTCGGCCAGACCATCGAACAGGCCGGCCTTCGACACCTGCCCGGCCTCTACCTCGCCGAGATCGAACGCAACAGCGAAGTCCTCCCCGCCGTCGCGCCCACCACCAGCCTCCACGGCAGCGACCGCCTCGTCTTCGTCGGCATCGTCGAGTCCGTCGTCGACCTGCGCAAAATCCGAGGCCTCCTCCCCGCGACCAACCAGGTCTTCAAGCTCGACGCCCCCCGCACGCAGCGCACCATGCTCGAAGCCGTCGTCTCCGACTCCTGCCCGCTCGTCGGCAAGAGCATCCGCGAAGGCCGGTTCCGCTCCACCTACAACGCCGCCGTCATCGCCGTGGCCCGCAACGGCCAACGCATCCTCAACATGAAAATCGGCGACATCGTCCTCCGGCCCGGCGATACATTGCTCATCGAAGCCCACCCCAGCTTCGCCCGCCAGCAACGCAACAGTCGCGACTTCTTCCTCGTCAGCCAGGTCGAAGGTTCCACCCCGCCGCGACACGAACGCGCCTGGCTCGCCATGGGCCTGCTCGTCGGCATGGTCGCCGTCGTCACGCTCGGCTACCTGACCATGCTCCAGGCCGCGCTGCTCGCCGCCGTCGCCATGATCGTCACACGCTGCTGCACCGGCACCGAGGCCCGCCGTAACGTCGACTGGCGGGTCCTCATCGTCATCGGCGCCGCCTTCGGCATCGGGCAGGCCATGGCCAACTCCGGCGCCGCCGACGGCATCGCCGGCTTCCTCATCAACGTCGTCGGCGAAAACCCCTGGCTCACGCTGCTCGCCGTCTATATCGTCACCTCCATCTTCACCGAGTTGATCACCAACAACGCCGCCGCCGTGCTCGTCTTCCCCATCGCCCTCGCCTCCGCCACCAGCCTCGACGTCAACTTCACCCCCTTCGCCATCGCCATCATGATGGCCGCCTCCGCCGCCTTCGCCACCCCCATCGGCTATCAGACCAACCTCATGGTGCTCGGCCCGGGCGGCTACCGCTTCACCGACTACGTCCGCTTCGGCGTTCCGCTGAACCTCCTCGTCATGCTCGTCACCGTCACCCTCGCCCCCCTCATCTGGCCCTTCTAA
- a CDS encoding DUF721 domain-containing protein, whose product MPHDPHRQRLDRLRASRNRPDPDLTLRFLEKQFQRDIARPHKQLAQLVELWSQLVPPDLARHTRLESLSRGVLRIVVDSSPHLYELDNLLRAGLERDLIRQHTGPAFRRIKLQITQRPIHRDDHA is encoded by the coding sequence ATGCCTCACGACCCGCACCGCCAACGACTCGACCGCCTCCGCGCGTCGCGCAACCGCCCCGACCCCGACCTGACCCTGCGCTTCCTCGAAAAACAGTTCCAACGCGACATCGCCCGCCCGCACAAGCAGCTCGCCCAACTCGTCGAACTCTGGTCCCAACTCGTCCCGCCCGACCTCGCCCGCCACACCCGCCTCGAGTCGCTCAGCCGCGGTGTGCTCCGCATCGTCGTCGACTCCAGCCCGCACCTCTACGAACTCGACAACCTGCTCCGCGCCGGCCTCGAGCGCGATCTCATTCGCCAGCACACCGGCCCCGCCTTCCGCCGCATCAAGCTGCAAATCACCCAACGCCCCATCCATCGTGACGACCACGCCTGA
- a CDS encoding shikimate kinase encodes MNVILIGYRGSGKTTIGKKLANQLWKDFVDVDHEICKRFDNSSIADIWQTHGEPRYREVEVEVTRELIHRTNQVIALGGGTLMQPGAREAVEQAADAKRIYLYADPTVLHRRIEADAQTAATRPALTAQGGGLDEVKAVLNDRDPVYRAVADVVFNVTDITPDEAVRLLVTKHL; translated from the coding sequence ATGAATGTGATCCTCATCGGCTACCGCGGTTCGGGCAAAACCACCATCGGCAAAAAGCTGGCCAACCAGCTCTGGAAAGACTTCGTCGACGTCGACCATGAAATCTGCAAGCGATTCGACAACAGCTCCATCGCTGACATCTGGCAAACCCACGGCGAGCCACGCTACCGCGAAGTCGAAGTCGAAGTCACCCGCGAACTGATCCACCGCACTAACCAGGTCATCGCCCTCGGCGGCGGCACGCTCATGCAGCCCGGCGCTCGCGAGGCCGTCGAGCAAGCCGCCGACGCCAAACGCATCTACCTCTACGCCGACCCCACCGTGTTGCACCGCCGCATCGAAGCCGACGCGCAAACCGCCGCCACACGTCCCGCCCTCACCGCGCAGGGCGGCGGCCTGGACGAAGTCAAAGCTGTGCTCAACGACCGCGACCCCGTCTACCGGGCCGTCGCCGACGTGGTGTTCAACGTCACCGACATCACGCCCGACGAAGCCGTCCGCCTGCTGGTCACCAAGCACCTGTAA